A single region of the Gossypium arboreum isolate Shixiya-1 chromosome 12, ASM2569848v2, whole genome shotgun sequence genome encodes:
- the LOC128285493 gene encoding uncharacterized protein LOC128285493, producing MGTSRGLKICCGVTAIFIVMIAIIFTILAFTVFKPKDPEITIYPQGLGNIGFGLGGISNLSTANVNVSVAMIVAIDNRNYGSFKFKNATAFVNYRGDVVGTVPIEQARVPAHGKLNISTVAAFMMDRLIANASFWADVLAGSVNLSTDATMHGKVTIFKVFKIQASVPSRCDITLFIQSQSVESILTSTSSGWQSTLDWGRYETSKRRDKVLPTTSNDEGTLFVADDGGSNDESNVDPPREPSPDGVEVGLFSEPEPLLTIFEDVEGGSNEEEEDP from the exons ATGGGCACTTCTCGAGGTCTCAAAATATGCTGTGGGGTGACTGCAATTTTCATAGTTATGATTGctataattttcactattttggCCTTTACTGTTTTCAAACCCAAGGACCCAGAAATCACAATTTACCCTCAGGGCCTCGGAAACATTGGTTTTGGTTTAGGAGGGATTTCGAATTTAAGCACAGCAAACGTTAACGTCTCGGTAGCGATGATCGTCGCCATTGACAACCGTAATTATGGGAGCTTCAAGTTCAAGAACGCGACGGCTTTTGTAAACTATCGTGGGGATGTGGTTGGCACGGTTCCGATCGAGCAAGCGCGGGTTCCCGCACATGGGAAGCTCAACATCAGCACTGTAGCGGCTTTCATGATGGATCGGTTGATTGCAAACGCTTCGTTTTGGGCGGATGTTTTGGCGGGTTCCGTCAACTTGTCGACGGATGCGACGATGCATGGGAAGGTGACCATATTTAAGGTTTTCAAGATTCAGGCATCGGTTCCTAGCAGATGTGATATCACCCTTTTTATCCAATCTCAAAGCGTTGAGTCGATTT tgacatcaacttctagtggttggcaatcTACATTGGATTGGGGACGTTATGAAACATCTAAAAGAAGGGATAAAGTACTCCCTACAACATCTAACGACGAGGGGACCTTGTTCGTTGCAGATGATGGTGGGTCGAATGATGAGTCCAATGTGGATCCACCTCGAGAGCCCAGCCCCGATGGTGTAGAGGTTGGATTATTTTCTGAACCAGAGCCTCTTCTAACCATATTTGAAGATGTTGAAGGGGGttcaaatgaagaagaagaagatccatgA